The Scomber japonicus isolate fScoJap1 chromosome 21, fScoJap1.pri, whole genome shotgun sequence region AGGGAGCAACGGCGAAAATAAAACTGCCTGCTTACACAGTCATGTTGATGTTTTAATCTTGCATTCAGAGAAGCTATAGTGTTTCTCAGCACAaaggaaatattaaaaatgctaTGTGTTTCTCCCTTGCACCTCTCAGACATGCCAGGCTTTCACATGATTGACTTATCATATTTCTACATAGAACATCAACGTCAGAACATGATGCATGTGGCATGGCATATCTTCATATGAGCTTGTGAGTGAGAGGTAGGTTTCttcagcagcagaggaagaggaggagggagagacccaaaaagagaggagaggaggtagtgggagtgtgtgtgtgtgtctgtgtgtgtgtgtgttggaggcgGGGGAACATAAAGGGAGAGGAGCCATGCAAGCGTTATGGTGGCTGCCTTACCCTGTCAGCGTCAGTGAGTATAGTAAGTGTGACAGCAGCCTGGTGGTGACAGGCGTGCAGCGAGGCCAGGGGACCTTGTGTAGCCCCCCGTGTTACACTGCTTTCAGCATGTCAATACTACTGCACCTGGCACACTGTCCTGTCTTATTACCTCTCCTGCTCAACTGGTATGTCTACTGAATGCCAGGGTAGTGCCAGCGGCACACAACAACTTTACAGGATACATTTCAACTTCTTTTATTTCAGAACTGCCATTGGCCCCCAGTCTGCACtggtaatatatatattttagctGAAATTATTTCTGGTGTCCGCAGCCCAGAAGAAGGTAAGTGCTTGTTTATTACATACCCTATTTTGCTGTGGGTTGCCCATGCCCCCTCGGCTAGCCTGCGGTGTTCCTCCTGGtccctgttgctgctgctgctgccctgtCATGGTAACCTTCCTTTGGACGCCCTGGTTGAGTGGGGTTGCCGACCAGGTGTCTTGTTGCTGCACTGGGACGCCCATGGCCTCAGGCCCCTTTCCAGCCTGGATGGGAATGATAGAGGACAACATTAATTTCCACCTAAAAAAAATTTCAGCCTTTATCTCCATTTGCAGGCGTCACAAACTGCTGCTCACATTAAGCATTTAGGCAAAGTGTCAAGTTTGTGGACAACAGGGAGAAATACAAGGCCATATCTACAAAGCAAACTGAAATTGTGCCAGCAGTGGGACTGGATCCCTATCAGACAGGCTGTGGGGAATAGATCAACCCAACAAGGTGATGGTCTCATTATCAAATAAAGTCACAGCTCAACTCTGTTGACATGCGGGGAGGAATTGAAGGTCGTCCCTTCCCCAACTCTGCAGAGAGATGTGACAGATCAATACAGGGGAAGAAAAGAGACGATATCTCTGACCTGTCCCCAGTTGAGAGTAAATGGATTAATCCCTCCTATAGAAATCACAGCTCCTGATTGCGCCCATCAAATGCTAAGCTGCATTACACTGGAACGACGGCAGCTCGATGTGTACCCCATCCCCCTTACGCCCCCCTTCTCCCAAGCTTTTGTGTCTTGCGCTGCTTTGTATTATTCctgatgaaaatataatttgCCTCTTATCTGTGTGCCTAAGCCATACAAATCCAAATCCTCAAAAGTGGCAACTTTCTTACACAGGTATTATGTTACCCCCCTTCAACCAAGAAAGATTAATTACAAGGGTCTTGGATTGGCATTCTTTTGTTGCCTCGCACCTGAGAGATGGGTTGATGGAAAAAAGCAACTGAGGGatgacagagggaaagagagagagacagaaaaaaaggagaggggaGATAACATTGTCAAGCTCCCGTTGATGACAGCAGAACAATGTGGAAGAGAGAGCATCTAGAGAATCTGCTTTTCACCACAGCTATAGGCCTTagctgtttctttctgtttccatctctctttctccacctcaCATCccactcccttttttttccttctaagaTGCGGCGTATCAGATAGCTCTGCGCAGGTTTCCATTAACGCACTGACACCCAGTTATCTTCATCTGCAGCCAGCCTGCGATTTTGGCTCTGCGGCTTGATCCTCTGGGATGGAGTCGAAAGCGGCTTATTTCAAATACTATCACATCTCACCAACATGTCTCATCAGTGACAAGTATGAATGTTTAACATGCatgcctttgtgtttttttttcaataaagaTTAATGTGTAATTAAGGCCACGGCAGTAACTTCAAGTTAGTATTAAATAACCAGCAGTGGTAATTCTAGACTTTGTTGGTGTTACTGTCATTCTTGTTTTACCCTCTCGGAGGCCTTCATCTTTAAAAGAATCGTCTTCTGCCCTTAAAAGAGGATATCAACCTTTAAGAGCAGTGATGAGATGTCCCCAACTCTACAGATAAATGTCATACTCTTCTCTTTAATGCCTACGGCCTTTCTGTGTTCTAAAGGTAAAACATAAGTAGAGGCATTGTGGCTTAAATATCAGTTCCTGAAGCTTAAGAGAGGAAACTCTTAACAGatcaattttgccaaaatgaCACAGACATCAACTTGTCATCCCCATAGGTTAGATATCTTTTAGGTTACAAAACAGACAGTGTGAGGGCACTCAGTGGCATTTAAAACTATTCCATTACAAAACTATGTCATTTCCCATGTGAGTAAAAATTAGTTGAAAGGGGATGAAATAAATGTCAGACAAAACCCCAAAAGATGGCGTGAGATAGAAATGAAACTATATGCTCACCGCTCCTGAAAGTTTGACGACTCTGACTTTTTGTGGCACCTGCTGGCCTTCACCTCCACAAATCTTCGCCCGCTGCATCACAGTTCTTTTAGCCCCAGGTTTAGGTCCTTGAACCTGGGTCTGGCCAGGGCCCACTGAGGAAGTTACAGGTATGTTCTTTTGGGGGACCTGAGGAGACTGGATTTGAGCGCCGGGTCTGTTTACATTCTGCATAGCACTGTTCCTCCACAGtggtggctgctgctgctgattttgTTGGGGCTGTTTCCACTGCTGGTCAGGCCCAGGCCCAGGCCCAGGCCCAAGAGTCTGTTGTTGCTGGCTGTTACCCTTCACCATCTGCAGGCGTGCCTTGACATTGGGACGTGGTGTAGGGGTCTGAGCAGCGCCGTTAGGAGAAATGGGGGGGCCTTGATTAGGATTCTTTAATGATTGATTTACGGACTGTTGTGTTCTCTGCTGTTGTGgctgtagttgttgttgttgctgctgctgctgctgctgttcttgctgctgtaatggttgtggtggtggttgCTGTTGTACAACGGGGTGTGGGGTTTGTTGATTTTGTTGTACGGATGGAGTCTGTGAAGGAGCCGGGCCTTGGTTTGGAGTGGTCGTCTGGGAGTTGATCCTGTCTAGCAGCTCCTTCTTCCTCACACCTGCCTGCATCTGCCGTCTCAATTCCTTCCTCTTCAGGATCTCCTCTCTCAGACGTTTCTGCTCCTCGATCTTTAGACGGTACTGCCGCATGTCCTCATCCTCATCAGGGTCCTGTggtacaaaacacaaaatgacaatatcactgtctgtctctactgactggaaaggggggtggggggagaggtgggggggggggggggggggtgacactGAGTCCTATTTGAACCATATTACTTGGTGTGACACTCAGATGTAATCAGTCAAAACCCAAGAGACAAATGCAATAGTATTGATCTGTTCTTTCCAATTGAATGAGGCTGCTGTCATTAACAAATCTTATGATTGGGTTTTTAATAAATGGGAGTCCCTCTCAGCACACTAACAAGCCCCACTGAGCATACAATTTCTGGGTCACTCAATATAGCAGGAAAAAAATACCGAAGGAGGAATTACACACATTTATCTGAAATaatctgtacagtatgtcaacctttattcttgtttatttatttatatataagtgTTAAAAAGCTGACCTGTCGTGCATCGCCGGACGGTGTGCTTGGGATTTCCTTGCGAACCACTGTCCTGCCTGCTCCCCCAGGCTGTAAAGAAGTCTCGGCAACAACTTGGCCTCTTCCTCTGCCACCGTCAAACACCGGCTGAGTGTTCTGCACGGGACGCACCCCCTGTGTTGCCTTGGCAACAGGCCTGAGGTTGGCGGCAGGAGAGGCGGCGGGGCGGGCACTGTTCATAGTTGTGTTGCCAGGTGCTACGGGGAGCTCCCGTAGATTGCTGTTGCGCTGAGGAAGGATCTGCATTTGCTTGGAAACAGGTGTGTTCTGTAGAAAGGGTAAAATATAGACATTTACATTCAGTCTTACCATAGTATATATTTCATTCTATCCATTTTCTATCaagctttgttttgtttactgaGGAACGATACTGACAGAATACTGTTCTTAGTGTAAATATGCACCCCTTTCCAGCCGCCTTTCATCAGTTTGAGAAGAAAATAGATGAGCTAATATGTTAATGTCTCACCATCCTTTGCCTGTTGGACATGTTGCGCTGTTGGGGGTTCTGAGGGCGGGGAGTCATATGCCTGGGGCTACCATGCGCCTGTTGATGGAAGGGATTCTGCCCATGGTGCATCATGGGGCGAGGCTCATTGAGATTTAGCTGTTGCTGCTGATGATGGGATAAGTCCTGCCTATGATGGTGCGGCTGCTGGTGCATGGGCTGATGGGATGGCATGGGGTCATGATGCTGAAGCTGGGAGACGGGAGGACCATGCATTAAGCCCTGAATATcagagaaagaagacaaaataCAACATGAGAAAACCAGGAGATTCAGAGCTTAGTGTCTCATATCATGCTACATGCCCATCTGctttctatttcattttaaagcaatGATTTTTGTTCTTATAAATGCTTTTCTTAACATTCAGGAAATGCTCTGCATGTAATTAAGCTCCAATTGGTGTCCTCATGAATACATTGAGTAGTACTACAATAGTGATTCGATCACTAGAGGGAGCTCTTGTCCATGTCTCATGACAAAATGTAGAGGTACCAAACAGACACAAGTCTTTTTCCTGAACGCTTCACTTGCAGTTAATATGACAACTAGTCTAGTCTATTCATGTGTACAGCACTCTAGTACAGTAATTTCTCTTACCACAACATTTTAATAATCTAGAACAAAGCCAATGAAATTCGTAAAACTATCTCAGAGAAAAGCATGTGAACGGTTTACCAGACAGTTTTAAAAGAATTGTAAGTAGCAGGATTgaggatgtttaaaaaaaaagaggatcaaattaatatatttaccGAGCAAATTCAAGATCAATACGGgaagaaatacagaaacaaCTGACAATATTTATGtacaacaaacaaatacacagacacCTATTGATTATAAAAATCACTTACTCTTAGTCGTACCTGCATCCCAAATTGGACTTGTGGAGGGTGGAAAAGATTACCCTCCTGCCCAAACGGCTGTCGAGGGCCCATGAAGGGCCGGGGCTGGTTGGGGGGGCCACCTTGTTGATTCATGCCGACCATCCCCTGGTGACCTTGGTGGTGAGGGAGGTTGGGTCTTGGGGGTTCTCTTGGAAACAGTCCTAGTGGGCCCTGGCCCGGCTGGTTGAAGGCCGGTCCTGGTGGGCCAAAGCCCATTTGGCCAGGGCCAGGCAGCTGCTGTTGGTGGAGGTTATTGCCGCTGTTCATCAGAGTGTTGGGGCCCTGGTGATCAAACATGTGCTGCCCTGGAAACCGTGTTGACTCTGTGCGCTCTGTGCCCGCAAAAGAAGACCAAACAACAACACCACAACAAAGATGTCAATTTTTCGCCTTGTGAGCCAATTTCAATACATCAGTAACTCCCTCTCCAGATGTATAGTGTTACAGCAAGGGAAACGAAAACAGACAACTCTATCAAGGTGAAAGGGTAAACAACTGAATGGGCTGCATTTCTATTTAAATTTTGCATTAATACCGGGAATTACAAATcagaaatatatatgtttaatgcAGTTTTCCACAACTCATTCagatgtatatatacacacatgcatttaaCATGAGTATTGCTaatagagcagcagcagaagctaGAAGCATACCCTGTAGGTATACTGCCAGAGGTGATGTCGAATAGGGTTAAATATGCTAAGAGAGCTTTGTAACCCTCGTCAAGGCTGGGTGTGGAACTCACCTCCCATAAAGAGGGGCTCTCTATCCTGGGGGCCTTGAGGTGGCTGGTTCCGAAAGGGCTCCATGTGATGAGGGGGCCGCTGGGGCTGACCAAAATTACCCGGCATGTGCTGATGGAAGTCTCCCGGTCCCTGGGAAAACACAAAACTCATGAATTATAGGCCATATTGGGAGCTCAATAATCACAAACAAATTAAACTAATGAAAAATGGGAATTTGTTGTGGAGCATTGCATCAGGCAGGGAGGGCTTGTAATTGAAGGGCTAGGGTCATTAAATAGACACAGAATCTTGACTTGTAAACATCAACATGCATGCCAATATTAAAGAAACCCTTCAGCATGAATTTGTGAGCAAACCTGCATTAATGCTACTTGGGGCTTTGTTGATAAACCCTCCAAAAGTCCGTCTCTAACAAGGAAAGGGTATTTCAGGAGGGGATAAGTGCCCTCATCTTTGTTTCAACCACTTCGTATGTTAGACAGCTTTCTACTCATTGCATGCACGCAACTCCCCATCTATCTTCCAAGGAAAACTAGATAACAACCCTTTAATCCCTCCTTGGAATTCGAATCCCCCTCATAACTGTCTCCTTTATTCTTTTAAACATCCATCTCTGTTGAAAAATTAACCTGCTATTCAACACGTGGCACTTCCACAAATGGGCTGCTTGCCTCCTTCAAGCCTATTGTAAATTACTTAAGATGCTATCAAGGCTTAATCCATCTTTATTCCACTGCTGTGTGGCGGTATTTAGAGAGGAGAGGTGTTAGAAAGCCAGAAGGCCAGAGTCCCAAAAATGTGCTAAACAGAAAGTTAATCAAAGGGGCTTACAAAGACAGGGTATCACAATGGGGGCAATATCATACTGTTCTAAAAGGTCAGGCAGGCAGGTTTTTCACAATGAGGACTCTGGTGTCCATTTAATACCTCTCAAATAACTACTCATCCTCTCACTTCTAATCCCTGATAAACAGGCTGTTGGCTGTTCAATATGTAACTGATGCAGAGCTCACACCAGTGAAGGGATAACCAAGGTACACATAATGAAGAGAGGTGAAATGTTAAAGTATTTAATGAAGAATGGAAATTTGAATTTAGAGAGATGTTTTCAGAACAAAGGACTGTTGACAAAAGATGACAGTTAATGAGCTGTGATTGATTTAAATGTTGTCATGGAGGTATTTTGTGTTAATGTACCAAAAGAAATACAAGATTTCAAAAAGATATGGAGTGCTAGTACAGCTCACACTGACGACATTTTCAAATTGTGCCATCAATGATGAAACTTGAATGATAAATCCATCATAAGGAATTTAAACAGTAAcactttctgtattttttaaccACCCCTCTACAAATAAATCTCTGATTTTACCTACTCCTTTCAAAGTCTTCTGTAatccaaataaatattttggCGTTTTTAGAtagttggtcagacaaaacgaACTATTTGAATATATCATGCTCTGTGAAATTGTGATTTGCCattttttcactatttaattattattttatcaaccAATTTCTTGATCGAGAAAATAATTAGCAGATtactcaataaataaaaatcatcatTAGTTGTAGCCGCAGTTGATATATTTTGTAGTTAAACAGAATATCATTACctaaactgatgaaatattttaataactgtaatTGCAGttgaaattaatatttcaaaacCAGTCTCCACCAGCAAAAATTTAATGCAATAATACTAGAGGCTATGACCCCCCATTCGCCCGGTCTTTTAACAATTAAATTTGATGGGATGATAATGTATGATAATCACGAGTAATCAGGTGCCCAGTGGTAAATGGAATGTTGCC contains the following coding sequences:
- the rbm33a gene encoding RNA-binding protein 33 isoform X3; this encodes MSANAQDYDFDEYDKPGIERSRRRRGEDDDLESDLGEDLLEEDWLSSKKNPSEVSDEELNDDLLQSDDEDQNMTGQDVSLNATYSLGTSYAQQDYSQEADYTDDVVNLGAEGCEEGDVEEEEGYQQEGEQEYTEEYSQDNTEQPEDQMDYTGDVAEGDDGYQDEVLDIQINEPIDGEFQDDEYQTSYADEPLDEHGVQQREAPEEDEGGEEQQQEEEEEDTAGGSRVFDTDEVENETVPEEETKEESDEEEEEDEESGRIRFKSERKDGAVVRLGDAGTKRRNIPDTLELSEKAKQDLLEFEEQERQKRQNRYGGRGRGGGGGGGGRGGRGRGYFPCYGMPDFKGGNRGRMHDQRIPLMGNMGMQQPSSRMPLPHQPHQQQLHSQQHHPSRPRGPPPFQEHGRPLAQQPLQPLIPPHMAHRSPPMRPQMEPPSRIMSSPPPNFPQHHQQQPPQPKNIHINPHFRGPATSSVQVPLMPPAQSQPRPAVGPQRFPGPGDFHQHMPGNFGQPQRPPHHMEPFRNQPPQGPQDREPLFMGERTESTRFPGQHMFDHQGPNTLMNSGNNLHQQQLPGPGQMGFGPPGPAFNQPGQGPLGLFPREPPRPNLPHHQGHQGMVGMNQQGGPPNQPRPFMGPRQPFGQEGNLFHPPQVQFGMQGLMHGPPVSQLQHHDPMPSHQPMHQQPHHHRQDLSHHQQQQLNLNEPRPMMHHGQNPFHQQAHGSPRHMTPRPQNPQQRNMSNRQRMNTPVSKQMQILPQRNSNLRELPVAPGNTTMNSARPAASPAANLRPVAKATQGVRPVQNTQPVFDGGRGRGQVVAETSLQPGGAGRTVVRKEIPSTPSGDARQDPDEDEDMRQYRLKIEEQKRLREEILKRKELRRQMQAGVRKKELLDRINSQTTTPNQGPAPSQTPSVQQNQQTPHPVVQQQPPPQPLQQQEQQQQQQQQQQLQPQQQRTQQSVNQSLKNPNQGPPISPNGAAQTPTPRPNVKARLQMVKGNSQQQQTLGPGPGPGPDQQWKQPQQNQQQQPPLWRNSAMQNVNRPGAQIQSPQVPQKNIPVTSSVGPGQTQVQGPKPGAKRTVMQRAKICGGEGQQVPQKVRVVKLSGAAGKGPEAMGVPVQQQDTWSATPLNQGVQRKVTMTGQQQQQQGPGGTPQASRGGMGNPQQNRVVVSGRGRGRGSGQVGRGRPVATRQSQRVAESKHCTVSIEGLSSSTTDVQLKNLLRSIGPIEMFKMMPQQRKAVATFSSPQHAASFQMSFHRHMIDLSHIDVSLIDG
- the rbm33a gene encoding RNA-binding protein 33 isoform X4 — encoded protein: MSANAQDYDFDEYDKPGIERSRRRRGEDDDLESDLGEDLLEEDWLSSKKNPSEVSDEELNDDLLQSDDEDQNMTGQDVSLNATYSLGTSYAQQDYSQEADYTDDVVNLGAEGCEEGDVEEEEGYQQEGEQEYTEEYSQDNTEQPEDQMDYTGDVAEGDDGYQDEVLDIQINEPIDGEFQDDEYQTSYADEPLDEHGVQQREAPEEDEGGEEQQQEEEEEDTAGGSRVFDTDEVENETVPEEETKEESDEEEEEDEESGRIRFKSERKDGAVVRLGDAGTKRRNIPDTLELSEKAKQDLLEFEEQERQKRQNRYGGRGRGGGGGGGGRGGRGRGYFPCYGMPDFKGGNRGRMHDQRIPLMGNMGMQQPSSRMPLPHQPHQQQLHSQQHHPSRPRGPPPFQEHGRPLAQQPLQPLIPPHMAHRSPPMRPQMEPPSRIMSSPPPNFPQHHQQQPPQPKNIHINPHFRGPATSSVQVPLMPPAQSQPRPAVGPQRFPGPGDFHQHMPGNFGQPQRPPHHMEPFRNQPPQGPQDREPLFMGERTESTRFPGQHMFDHQGPNTLMNSGNNLHQQQLPGPGQMGFGPPGPAFNQPGQGPLGLFPREPPRPNLPHHQGHQGMVGMNQQGGPPNQPRPFMGPRQPFGQEGNLFHPPQVQFGMQVRLRGLMHGPPVSQLQHHDPMPSHQPMHQQPHHHRQDLSHHQQQQLNLNEPRPMMHHGQNPFHQQAHGSPRHMTPRPQNPQQRNMSNRQRMNTPVSKQMQILPQRNSNLRELPVAPGNTTMNSARPAASPAANLRPVAKATQGVRPVQNTQPVFDGGRGRGQVVAETSLQPGGAGRTVVRKEIPSTPSGDARQDPDEDEDMRQYRLKIEEQKRLREEILKRKELRRQMQAGVRKKELLDRINSQTTTPNQGPAPSQTPSVQQNQQTPHPVVQQQPPPQPLQQQEQQQQQQQQQQLQPQQQRTQQSVNQSLKNPNQGPPISPNGAAQTPTPRPNVKARLQMVKGNSQQQQTLGPGPGPGPDQQWKQPQQNQQQQPPLWRNSAMQNVNRPGAQIQSPQVPQKNIPVTSSVGPGQTQVQGPKPGAKRTVMQRAKICGGEGQQVPQKVRVVKLSGAAGKGPEAMGVPVQQQDTWSATPLNQGVQRKVTMTGQQQQQQGPGGTPQASRGGMGNPQQNRVVVSGRGRGRGSGQVGRGRPVATRQSQRVAESKHCTVSIEGLSSSTTDVQLKNLLRSIGPIEMFKMMPQQRKAVATFSSPQHAASFQMSFHR
- the rbm33a gene encoding RNA-binding protein 33 isoform X2; the protein is MSANAQDYDFDEYDKPGIERSRRRRGEDDDLESDLGEDLLEEDWLSSKKNPSEVSDEELNDDLLQSDDEDQNMTGQDVSLNATYSLGTSYAQQDYSQEADYTDDVVNLGAEGCEEGDVEEEEGYQQEGEQEYTEEYSQDNTEQPEDQMDYTGDVAEGDDGYQDEVLDIQINEPIDGEFQDDEYQTSYADEPLDEHGVQQREAPEEDEGGEEQQQEEEEEDTAGGSRVFDTDEVENETVPEEETKEESDEEEEEDEESGRIRFKSERKDGAVVRLGDAGTKRRNIPDTLELSEKAKQDLLEFEEQERQKRQNRYGGRGRGGGGGGGGRGGRGRGYFPCYGMPDFKGGNRGRMHDQRIPLMGNMGMQPSSRMPLPHQPHQQQLHSQQHHPSRPRGPPPFQEHGRPLAQQPLQPLIPPHMAHRSPPMRPQMEPPSRIMSSPPPNFPQHHQQQPPQPKNIHINPHFRGPATSSVQVPLMPPAQSQPRPAVGPQRFPGPGDFHQHMPGNFGQPQRPPHHMEPFRNQPPQGPQDREPLFMGERTESTRFPGQHMFDHQGPNTLMNSGNNLHQQQLPGPGQMGFGPPGPAFNQPGQGPLGLFPREPPRPNLPHHQGHQGMVGMNQQGGPPNQPRPFMGPRQPFGQEGNLFHPPQVQFGMQVRLRGLMHGPPVSQLQHHDPMPSHQPMHQQPHHHRQDLSHHQQQQLNLNEPRPMMHHGQNPFHQQAHGSPRHMTPRPQNPQQRNMSNRQRMNTPVSKQMQILPQRNSNLRELPVAPGNTTMNSARPAASPAANLRPVAKATQGVRPVQNTQPVFDGGRGRGQVVAETSLQPGGAGRTVVRKEIPSTPSGDARQDPDEDEDMRQYRLKIEEQKRLREEILKRKELRRQMQAGVRKKELLDRINSQTTTPNQGPAPSQTPSVQQNQQTPHPVVQQQPPPQPLQQQEQQQQQQQQQQLQPQQQRTQQSVNQSLKNPNQGPPISPNGAAQTPTPRPNVKARLQMVKGNSQQQQTLGPGPGPGPDQQWKQPQQNQQQQPPLWRNSAMQNVNRPGAQIQSPQVPQKNIPVTSSVGPGQTQVQGPKPGAKRTVMQRAKICGGEGQQVPQKVRVVKLSGAAGKGPEAMGVPVQQQDTWSATPLNQGVQRKVTMTGQQQQQQGPGGTPQASRGGMGNPQQNRVVVSGRGRGRGSGQVGRGRPVATRQSQRVAESKHCTVSIEGLSSSTTDVQLKNLLRSIGPIEMFKMMPQQRKAVATFSSPQHAASFQMSFHRHMIDLSHIDVSLIDG
- the rbm33a gene encoding RNA-binding protein 33 isoform X1 — encoded protein: MSANAQDYDFDEYDKPGIERSRRRRGEDDDLESDLGEDLLEEDWLSSKKNPSEVSDEELNDDLLQSDDEDQNMTGQDVSLNATYSLGTSYAQQDYSQEADYTDDVVNLGAEGCEEGDVEEEEGYQQEGEQEYTEEYSQDNTEQPEDQMDYTGDVAEGDDGYQDEVLDIQINEPIDGEFQDDEYQTSYADEPLDEHGVQQREAPEEDEGGEEQQQEEEEEDTAGGSRVFDTDEVENETVPEEETKEESDEEEEEDEESGRIRFKSERKDGAVVRLGDAGTKRRNIPDTLELSEKAKQDLLEFEEQERQKRQNRYGGRGRGGGGGGGGRGGRGRGYFPCYGMPDFKGGNRGRMHDQRIPLMGNMGMQQPSSRMPLPHQPHQQQLHSQQHHPSRPRGPPPFQEHGRPLAQQPLQPLIPPHMAHRSPPMRPQMEPPSRIMSSPPPNFPQHHQQQPPQPKNIHINPHFRGPATSSVQVPLMPPAQSQPRPAVGPQRFPGPGDFHQHMPGNFGQPQRPPHHMEPFRNQPPQGPQDREPLFMGERTESTRFPGQHMFDHQGPNTLMNSGNNLHQQQLPGPGQMGFGPPGPAFNQPGQGPLGLFPREPPRPNLPHHQGHQGMVGMNQQGGPPNQPRPFMGPRQPFGQEGNLFHPPQVQFGMQVRLRGLMHGPPVSQLQHHDPMPSHQPMHQQPHHHRQDLSHHQQQQLNLNEPRPMMHHGQNPFHQQAHGSPRHMTPRPQNPQQRNMSNRQRMNTPVSKQMQILPQRNSNLRELPVAPGNTTMNSARPAASPAANLRPVAKATQGVRPVQNTQPVFDGGRGRGQVVAETSLQPGGAGRTVVRKEIPSTPSGDARQDPDEDEDMRQYRLKIEEQKRLREEILKRKELRRQMQAGVRKKELLDRINSQTTTPNQGPAPSQTPSVQQNQQTPHPVVQQQPPPQPLQQQEQQQQQQQQQQLQPQQQRTQQSVNQSLKNPNQGPPISPNGAAQTPTPRPNVKARLQMVKGNSQQQQTLGPGPGPGPDQQWKQPQQNQQQQPPLWRNSAMQNVNRPGAQIQSPQVPQKNIPVTSSVGPGQTQVQGPKPGAKRTVMQRAKICGGEGQQVPQKVRVVKLSGAAGKGPEAMGVPVQQQDTWSATPLNQGVQRKVTMTGQQQQQQGPGGTPQASRGGMGNPQQNRVVVSGRGRGRGSGQVGRGRPVATRQSQRVAESKHCTVSIEGLSSSTTDVQLKNLLRSIGPIEMFKMMPQQRKAVATFSSPQHAASFQMSFHRHMIDLSHIDVSLIDG